In Ornithodoros turicata isolate Travis chromosome 1, ASM3712646v1, whole genome shotgun sequence, the DNA window AGGTTGTGCAGCGAGTCGAAGATGGACCGACGGAGAGGTGTGGGCACGTATGGTCTGGGTGGAGAAGTGGAAGTGTCGCAGCAAAGGCGGGTTGGTGAACCTGGGAGCGTGACGTCCTCAAGCCGCAGTGAGGTGGATGACGCGCGCAAGGCTTCCAGGTCACTGTCGGCAAGCTGGGCGTGAGCCAGGGCTTCGTGCGACAGCGGTTCAATGGTAGCAATGCGGCTGAGGGCGTCAGCGGGGCCGTTCTGAGAGCCGGCGACGTGCTCAATGCAGGTGGTGAATTCAGCCAGGAAAGCTAGATGACGCGTCTCGCGAGGCGAGTAGCGGCTGCTGGCCGATCGGAAGGCGTACATAAGTGGCTTGTGGTCAGTCAAGATGGTGAAACTTCCGCCGTCCAAGAAGTGGCGGAAGTGTTTGACCGCAAGGTACGCTGCGAGAAGCTCCCTGCCAAAAGTGCTGTAACGCTCTTCTGCCGGCTTCAGGGCTTTAGAAAAGAACGCAAGGGGGCGCCAGTCGCCGTCGATGAACTGCTGAAGGACGGCGCCAACCGCGGATGCGGACGCGTCGACCATGAGAGTGGTAGGCGCTCCGGGGCTGGGGTGGACGAGTAGTGCAGCAGAAGACAGCAGGGTCTTGATTGTGTCGAAGGCAGCGGACGAATCTTCAGTCCACAGGAGGGCAGGAGATGTATCGGGGAGCTTGGAGTTCGCCGACTTGCGACGCTTGGGACGTGGGGGAGCGTCGTCTTGGCGTAAGAGTGCTTCAAGTGGGCGAAGAACGTGGGCGCAGTGAGGTATGAATCGCCTATAGAAATTCACGAGACCCAAGAAACGCCGAAGCTGCCGAATGGTCTTAGGCTTCGGGAAGTTGTTGATCGCTTCCACCTTGTCCGGAAGAGGGGTGATGCCGTCGGCGGAGACTCGGTGGCCCAGGAACTCCAAGGATGGAACTGCGAACTCGCACTTCGCTACATTGATGACGATGCCATGCTCTGCTAGGCGTGCAAATAGCAGGCGGAGGTGGTCCTGATGTTGAGCGAGGTCTTGGCTAGCGACGAGAATGTCATCAATGTAGGCGAAGACGAACGGAAGGCCCCGGGTCACCGAGTCGATAAACCGCTGAAAAGTTTGGGCGGCGTTTCTAAGCCCGAAAGGCATTCGGATGAACTCGAAGAGGCCAAACGGTGTTGTAATGGCCGTCTTCGAGATGTCTTCCGGGGCGACAGGGATCTGATGATACGCCTTAGTCAGGTCTATCTTAGAGAAGCACTTCGTGCCGTGAAGATGCGCCGTGAAGTCTTGAAGGCGCGGCAAGGGGTATCTGTCGGGGACAGTGGCAAGGTTGAGAGCGCGGTAGTCCCCGCATGGCCTCCAGTCGCCCGTTTTCTTAGGGACCATATGAAGGGCAGAGGACCAGCTCGCGGATGACGGGCGAGCGATGCCTTGTCCAACATGTGTTGGAATTCGGCCCTAGCGATCTTCATCTTCTCTGGACCCAAAGGGCGCGGGCGACAGAAAGCTGGGGGTCCTTTCGTCTCGATGTGATGGACTACATCGTGTCTAACGGGCAGAGTCCAGTCCGGCGGCTGTGTGAGCGACGGGAACTGCCGAAGGAGGTCGTGGAAGGGTGGTGAAACGGTAGGGAGAGACGCTCCGATGAAAGGCTCGTTGGGTGGGGGAGCAGAGATCGCCCGGACAGATAGGTTGGTGCAGCCGTCGACGAGTATGGAGACGTCAACAGAAAGGCGAAAATGATGAAGAAAGTCCGCACCAATGATGGCTTGAGAAACGCCGGCGACCAGGAACAGCCAGGGAAAGTCCTGTCGTAAGCCGAGGCTTACAGTCAGTAGCTTCTCGTGGTACACCGGGATGGCGGTGTTGTTCACTGCCATAAGATGGAAAATTGGGGCGCGTCGACGGTCTTGAGTGGTCGCAGGTAAAACGCTGACGGCAGCTCCGGTATCCACCAAGAAACGGGTCTTGGAGGAGCGGTCCACAGCGAAGAAAAGGCGACTTTCTGCTTGGGTAGGGGAAACGGTGGTCGCCGTCAGCGATTCCCTTGATCGTTTCCCGACCATCCGCAAGGTCGTGTGCAGCGGGTGGCGGCGCTGCCAAAACGCTCGTGGTACCAGCAGGGAGGTGGAGTGGTGCCGTCGGTAGGGGAAGGGGTACGGCTATTGAACCTCCGAGGGGAGCGGTAACGGCGGGAACGACTTGAGGAACGTCGGCGTGGGCTTGGTCGTTGTAGGGCGGCCACTGATTCTGAGAGGCGCTGCATCTCTGCGCGCACAGATGCAAGCTCGACGCTGATGGCGTTGATGGCAGAGGGGGACGCTGAAGGGGATGGATGGCCAAGGGTCCCAGAAGGAGGCGCGTATGGTGGAGCCGTCTGATTGACTGCTCCGACCAATGCTCCCGGAACAGCGACTTCCAACACCTTGTCCGCGTGCTCCGCCAGCCGGAATAGGGGCAAGGTTTCAGCCGTCGCGAGAACCATCTGCACGGTGGTCGGCAGCCGCTGTAAAAACAGTTCTCGAAGGAATGCTTCGTCGATAGAATCGGCCCGGTCTGCTAGAAGGGCTTGCATCGCGCGGAGCAGCTGCGAAGGGCGCCGGTCGTCGAGCTCCTCGGCGCTTAAGAGCTGTTGTATCCGTTTGCGCTCTGACAGCATGGTGCGCTTAAGGATGGCGGCGCGCAGGTGATCGTATGGGGTCTGAGGCGGTTGGCTGGTGATGACATCGGCAACGTCCATGGCAATCTCTGGTGGCAACGCGGCGACGACGTGCCGGTACCTTGCCAGCTGCGATGTGACGCCAGCAAGGAGGAACTGCGCCTCGACTTGATGGAACCAGATGGCAGGGTTCCGCGACCAGAAGGGTGGTAGCCGGACGCTGACATGGGCGACTGTGGGTTGGGAAAGCGGCGGTGCGCCCGAAGGTAAGTCTGGTTGGTCGGGCTGGTCGCCAGCGGGATTCATCGGCGTTGGTGTTCGTACTGGGTCACCAGATTTGTGGAGGTCGGAAAGAGAGATGCGCAGACCTTAAGAGCCAGGGTCGAACTAAACGTTTATTCCACTGGGCGGCCCCAGGAAAACTATAGCGCGCTTAGCGTGCCGCGCGTAGGTGCGTAGCTGGCCGGCTTCATCGTTGTCGGCCGGCCGCAAAGCGGTGTCTGCTACAGTTCTTCCTTCTCTGCGCGGGCGATTACCCTCTGCCACGCGCAGTAGCTGCGCCGTTCTCGAAAAACGGGGTTTTTTTGACCACCCGCGAAGAGTACCACGTGAGCGTCACGTGAACGCCCTGTTGCTATGGTGAAGACGACGCGGAAGGCGGAGGCATCGCGAGCTCGCAAGCTCGCGTAGTGTTCGGTAACGCGCCCCTGGTTTTTTCCTTCGACGACAACGATAAAGCACGCTAGAAGCGTCGTGGAAGTGTGCCATATTAGGTTCATGCGCAATTatatcttttgttttcttttatattCACGATCTTGGGCTGGTTTCATTCGGTGGCTGGAGGCACTCTTGTTTTGTTCGGCACTTTGGTAGCTGGAAGATATTCAAATAGAAGGGATTGCAGCCTTTGTTGTGGTTTCCAAACCTTGAAGGCTGGCTGGGATACTAAAAACATGGTTCGCTATAGTGTACTTTTAGGACAATGAGCTGCTAAAAGATCAGTGTAAGTGTTGGTGCCATCCTATAGGATCGGCCCCATGAGGTATTTTGTACGAAAAGTTGAAGCCTGCATAGTATCATATTATTTAAACGAGCGCGAGCACCACAGCATCGCATATCGTGAAATACCATTACAAGGAAGTCAAAATAGACATTCTAAGGAGCACGTGCATATCTTCACTTTATATTGCCTACTTTGGTGCTTTTGGGTGCTTAAATGCCTGGCTATTTCGGGCCCTTTAATTGTCTAAAAATTCGGGCTGGCGTTTAGAATAGGGTTTCCCAGCCACAGGACGAGGCGCCGGCGCCTCTTGCCGGTAGTATTATTACTGCTGGCAAGTCACTGTAAAAGAGAAGATGCTCGAAACCTTACGAGTATACCGCATTGTTAAGAGTAAGACTGAGTCATACTCTAAGTGGAAACCGCTGTACACTTCAATTGCCTTTGGTGGTTTGCAGATGACACGACAGCGATACTTAAATTGTTGGTGTATCTGTTAATTTTTTTAGAAATAGCGATTGAGCACAAAACCCAAACAACACAGTTTACGTGCGCTGTGGCCATATCACTTGTCCCGGGGACCTTTTCTCtggggaccttttctccggtTCAGTGGGGGAGAACGCGAAACGGCttttctttggggggggggggagtgtcaACGGCTTGGGAACTTGAAAAAAGGGACAGCTAATGATGTCATACCACGAAAGGTCACAAAGCAGCTCGCGGAAAAGGACCGCGAGGTCTAACAAACATATAAACAGCTATTCCTGCGTGtatgcgttttttttctttctgcaatgGTTTGGAGACCAGCTGACACCCTGATTACATTATTTTGTGAAATTAACTCTCAGCATCAATTTTGCGTATTACTCTTCATGAACTGAAATCGAAAAGTCTCTGGTATTGCAGAAAGCTGGAGGGGTCGCAATGCGATATCTTATATTTTTTGAGGGTCGCAGGGCGTCAGAGTTTGGAAGGCACTGCGCTACGTAAACTGTCCCCGCATCTCCTCAGTTTCCCTCTATTTTATATTGCCCGtgaagcgacctcattggtccgTCCCCCAAATAAGGCTTGACATTTCAAGGTTAAGGCCCACGTGGTTCCTTTTGTGGATCCATGCGAATATCCCTTTATCGCTCCCTTGTAAGTTCCCTTCGTCACGTATCATCGGTCCCGTACATAGATGAGGAGTTATAGCCCCATGTAGTAAGTAATGTTGCAAGTAATGCCGTAGCGTTACTGCAGTAGCATAGTCAGATACTACTGGTTTATTGCATGGGGGACGACTTCACTGTCGTTTTCCTTCTCCCAAACGCATTGTGAGAGGTACGATTCCGGAGAGGGAGGGAGGGTTGAACCCACAATCAATGAGGGAAGCATTGCTGTCGTTTATTATACTTGTGCGCAAGGCGTGGTCTTAGTTCCTTGTTCTgcttttcttcctttatttttgCAATCACGTTTCGTTGCACTTTCAACAGTTCGGCAAGTCCTATGCATGAGGGGCGGAGGCGCAGGGTTAGGGGCGCAGTGTTAGGCTCAGTGTTAGGGTAGCTTTCTTTCTTGAGGAGTGGGACGGGGAAGGGGGTTCGGtttaggagtagcagaattcgtggggggagacgagttcaatcacaattttttctctttctcacAATCACATCACATGGAGTAGGGTTAATCGAGGCATTAAAAATGTACAATGTATGTCGTATATGCTGCGGGGAGTTAATCAATCGCAAAAAATACACGGCCGACAGGGTCGCTTGTGAACCATGCGTCGTTAATTTTTACAGCAATCTATATCGCGCTTAAGTGGGACAAAACGGTGAATTTCGAAAGCTAATACGTGTTACGGTTCAGTTAATTGTTTGTTCCCTCACTACCACCTACGTTTCTGTCTCGTCCGTTCTGTCCGTACAACGTGTTCGACGTGTTATTCTTCTATACATCATCTACCTTCCAGGTTCATTCAGTTGGTAGTTAAATATCAAGGAAGCTGGCTGAACATAAGATAGCAACTTGTCGCTTTTGTATCCTTGTACGTCCTTGTATCCGCTCCTTTTGCATCCTCAGAGCGGAAAATAACCAATAACCTATACATGAGCTCTGCTGTCGTTCTTGTAGTACCAACCAGAAAAAGAACGATGGACGTTCTGTGCCAAAGAGGCTGGAAGAGACGGCAAATGAAGGCGAATCAGAGACGGTAACCAAAGGtgaaaagaaagaggagaaCCAAAAGGCGCCTGAAGAAAGTGGAAGGGGGGGTGAGGAACCTGAGAATGATGAAGGAAATGGTGAAGGAGGTGATGAAGGCGATGAAGGAAATGGAGGGGGCAAACACAGAATGAAGAAAATGAGACAACAGAAGCTACCGAAGAAGGGGAGGAGGAGGACAACAATGAAGAAGGAGGTGAAGTAGGTGAAGATGAAGAAAATGAGGAGTAGCCAGAAGATGTAATGGCCGTGACCACTCGTCAAGGAAAAAAGAAGCACGCAGTGGTAATACGACAGCCAAATAACTACATAAAAATGTGAGATAGCACGATTGGATCTTAGGTCTTAGAGTGGTGTGTTCCCAGATAGCCTAGAATATGCGCCTGTAACCGCAAAGCTCTATTTGATTTTTACGTGCGACCCTTTAAAGATTATCCATTTCCCTCAATAACGGCCGTGTCGTCGTAGTACAGTATACTATGGAAGTAGGCTAGAGGTCCTTCAAATTGGTGTCACGCGTTCGTCTACACTTTTTACAAAGGGCAAAGGAGAAATCGTATCCACCTGCACAACAGGATGTTGGGACAATCAGGACTTTCGTAGCTGAAAACAAGAATAACGGGAGGTGATGTACCCTTCGAATGTCCCGTTTCGTGCGGAAGCACAGAGTACTGGTGCAATAAAATACGTGTACGCTATCACAGTAGGTACCCCAACAACTACACGAAACgacgcaacacacacacaacgacacaacacaaagacacgaaaacgaaaccgtGGCACCTCCTCACATACgtttgttttcagccagtagcagacgacattcgagagggcgccacatctcacGCAAATGGTCCAATcgacagacgctttgtcacgtgctttc includes these proteins:
- the LOC135379992 gene encoding uncharacterized protein LOC135379992; the encoded protein is MNPAGDQPDQPDLPSGAPPLSQPTVAHVSVRLPPFWSRNPAIWFHQVEAQFLLAGVTSQLARYRHVVAALPPEIAMDVADVITSQPPQTPYDHLRAAILKRTMLSERKRIQQLLSAEELDDRRPSQLLRAMQALLADRADSIDEAFLRELFLQRLPTTVQMVLATAETLPLFRLAEHADKVLEVAVPGALVGAVNQTAPPYAPPSGTLGHPSPSASPSAINAISVELASVRAEMQRLSESVAALQRPSPRRRSSSRSRRYRSPRRFNSRTPSPTDGTTPPPCWYHERFGSAATRCTRPCGWSGNDQGNR